The Engystomops pustulosus chromosome 1, aEngPut4.maternal, whole genome shotgun sequence genome has a window encoding:
- the CIB3 gene encoding calcium and integrin-binding family member 3 translates to MGNKQTIFTPEQLDTYQDCTFFTRKEILRLFHRYRDLAPQLVPDDYTNKPDVKIPYELIGSMPELKDNPFRQRIAEVFSEDGDGNMTLDDFLDMFSVLSEMAPRDLKAYYAFKIYDFNNDDYICKSDLEKTLNKLTRNELTPEEVCLVCEKVIDEADVDNDGKLSLEDFQHMIVRAPDFLSTFHIRI, encoded by the exons ATGGGCAACAAACAAACTATTTTTACTCCTGAACAGCTTGACACATATCAA GACTGTACTTTCTTTACAAGGAAGGAAATATTGAG gcTTTTCCACAGATATAGAGACCTAGCACCACAACTAGTTCCAGATGACTACACAAATAAACCAGATGTGAAGATTCCTTATGAGCTCATAGGTAGCATGCCAGAGCTCAAG GATAATCCCTTCCGCCAAAGGATAGCTGAAGTCTTCTCTGAGGATGGGGATGGAAACATGACTTTGGATGATTTTTTGGACATGTTTTCTGTGCTCAGTGAAATGGCTCCACGTGATCTTAAAGCTTATTATGCTTTTAAAATATATG ATTTCAATAATGATGATTACATCTGTAAATCAGACCTAGAGAAAACACTGAATAAGCTTACCAGGAATGAGTTAACGCCAGAGGAAGTGTGCCTGGTATGCGAGAAGGTAATAGATGAAGCTGATGTAGATAATGATGGCAAGCTATCACTGGAAGATTTCCAACATATGATTGTGAGAGCACCAGACTTTCTCAG cacattccaTATACGGATATGA